A stretch of Betaproteobacteria bacterium DNA encodes these proteins:
- a CDS encoding cysteine--tRNA ligase yields MQTIYNTLTRKKEIFTPIEPGRVKMYVCGPTVYDFFHIGNARTFSVFDMIFRWLKVSGYEVSYARNITDIDDKIIDRANENGEPIDALTERMTAAMHEDFDRLKLQRPTHEPRATRYIDGMLEIIKILEDKGLAYRAPNGDVYYAVREFEGYGKLSRRNLDDLQASERTVVDTNKRDPLDFALWKAAKPYEPQWPSIFGSGRPGWHIECSAMCKAVLGEKLDIHGGGWDLQFPHHENEIAQSEGAFNGNAGHSFVNIWMHAAFLNFDSEKMSKSLGNFFTAREVLNKLNPVRGGEEVRFFLLRGHYRSEINYTYEALMDAGNSLMGLYRVLKDVPPEVVAIDWANPFAARFRAAMEDDFDTPAAYAVLYELRDEVRKTGSAKLSGLLKALGGTIGLLQESADDFVKGGQATDIQTLIDDRNAAKKAKDFARADSIRKQLEEMGIVLEDKPGGMTEWRRK; encoded by the coding sequence ATGCAAACCATCTACAACACGCTTACCCGCAAGAAGGAGATCTTCACGCCCATCGAGCCTGGTAGGGTAAAAATGTACGTCTGCGGGCCGACGGTGTATGACTTTTTTCACATTGGCAATGCCCGCACGTTTTCAGTTTTCGACATGATCTTCCGCTGGCTCAAGGTCAGCGGCTATGAGGTCAGTTATGCGCGCAACATCACCGATATCGACGACAAAATCATCGATCGTGCAAATGAGAACGGTGAACCGATTGATGCGCTGACCGAACGCATGACGGCAGCCATGCATGAAGATTTCGATCGCCTGAAGCTACAGCGCCCCACGCACGAGCCGCGCGCCACGCGTTACATCGACGGCATGCTGGAAATCATCAAGATTCTGGAAGACAAGGGCCTCGCCTATCGCGCGCCGAATGGTGATGTGTACTACGCGGTGCGGGAGTTTGAGGGCTACGGCAAGCTTTCCCGACGGAATCTGGATGACCTGCAGGCAAGCGAGCGTACGGTGGTCGATACCAACAAGCGCGACCCCCTGGATTTTGCGTTGTGGAAAGCGGCCAAGCCGTATGAGCCGCAATGGCCGTCTATTTTTGGCAGCGGACGCCCGGGTTGGCATATCGAATGCTCGGCCATGTGCAAGGCCGTGCTGGGAGAGAAACTGGACATTCACGGTGGCGGCTGGGATCTGCAGTTTCCGCATCACGAAAATGAAATTGCGCAGAGCGAAGGGGCATTCAACGGAAATGCGGGCCATTCTTTCGTCAATATCTGGATGCACGCCGCATTCCTGAATTTCGACAGCGAAAAAATGTCGAAGTCTCTGGGCAATTTTTTCACCGCGCGCGAAGTGCTGAATAAACTCAACCCGGTGCGCGGCGGCGAGGAGGTGCGTTTTTTCCTGCTGCGCGGGCATTACCGTAGCGAGATCAACTACACCTATGAAGCGCTGATGGATGCGGGAAACTCTTTGATGGGCCTATACAGGGTGCTGAAGGATGTGCCGCCCGAAGTTGTGGCGATCGACTGGGCAAATCCTTTTGCCGCGCGATTCAGGGCCGCGATGGAAGATGATTTCGATACACCCGCGGCGTATGCGGTGCTTTATGAATTGCGCGATGAGGTACGCAAGACCGGGTCCGCGAAGTTATCCGGATTATTGAAGGCATTGGGCGGAACGATCGGTTTGCTGCAAGAAAGTGCCGACGATTTTGTGAAGGGTGGTCAGGCAACCGATATCCAGACGCTCATTGACGACCGCAATGCCGCCAAGAAAGCAAAAGATTTTGCCCGCGCCGACAGCATTCGCAAACAACTCGAAGAAATGGGCATTGTCCTGGAAGACAAACCAGGCGGTATGACCGAGTGGCGCCGCAAGTAA
- a CDS encoding tetratricopeptide repeat protein, translating to MLTTTLAHRLRFGTCTLLALLFGFSASVHAGPVEDTKEATRLYQQNKPDQALVKINAALAQQPKDAQGRFLKGLIFTEQKKTSEAIQIFTGLTEDFPELPEPYNNLAVLYASQGNYDKAKAALELAIHTHPSYSTAYENLGDIYAQLARRSYDKVLQLDKTNTSAQSKLAMVKDLFTPPGKAPPATTVAVIDTPKAATTPAVATTTTKPEPAKAVAVASVAKPEPAKPATAGMKPEAQVTAAVQAWANAWSAKDVAGYLAFYAANFETPDGLARSAWEAQRKERIERPKSITVDVKVSKVTVRGDEATIVFRQSYHSDTVKSNNTKTMKLVKSGDKWLIRSERAGA from the coding sequence ATGCTCACTACGACCCTCGCTCATCGCCTGCGTTTCGGCACCTGCACATTGCTTGCCTTGCTATTTGGTTTTTCCGCATCGGTCCACGCGGGCCCGGTGGAAGATACCAAGGAAGCGACGCGCTTGTATCAGCAAAACAAGCCTGACCAGGCGCTGGTCAAAATCAACGCTGCGCTTGCCCAGCAACCAAAGGATGCGCAGGGACGCTTCCTGAAGGGGCTGATCTTTACCGAACAGAAGAAAACCTCGGAGGCGATCCAGATTTTTACGGGTCTCACGGAGGATTTCCCGGAATTGCCTGAGCCGTACAACAACCTTGCCGTTCTCTATGCGAGTCAAGGCAACTACGACAAGGCAAAAGCCGCGCTGGAACTGGCGATTCATACGCACCCCAGCTATTCGACGGCCTACGAAAATCTGGGCGACATTTATGCGCAGCTGGCGCGCCGCTCGTACGATAAGGTCCTGCAACTCGACAAGACAAACACAAGCGCGCAAAGCAAGCTGGCGATGGTGAAGGATCTGTTTACCCCGCCGGGCAAAGCGCCACCTGCGACCACCGTGGCGGTTATTGATACGCCAAAAGCGGCGACCACACCTGCTGTCGCAACCACTACGACTAAACCGGAACCAGCAAAGGCGGTTGCCGTGGCATCGGTTGCAAAACCCGAACCCGCGAAGCCCGCCACCGCGGGCATGAAACCAGAAGCCCAGGTGACCGCTGCCGTTCAGGCTTGGGCCAATGCGTGGTCGGCGAAAGATGTCGCGGGTTACCTTGCCTTCTACGCAGCAAATTTTGAGACACCCGATGGTCTGGCCCGCAGCGCGTGGGAAGCGCAGCGCAAGGAACGCATCGAGCGACCCAAATCGATTACGGTCGATGTTAAAGTTTCCAAGGTGACGGTCAGAGGCGATGAAGCGACGATCGTGTTTCGGCAGTCCTATCATTCCGATACCGTAAAGAGCAACAACACCAAGACCATGAAGCTCGTGAAGTCGGGGGATAAATGGCTGATCCGCTCAGAGCGTGCCGGCGCTTAG